A single region of the Microlunatus panaciterrae genome encodes:
- a CDS encoding Gfo/Idh/MocA family protein, whose amino-acid sequence MAEKVRLGIIGLGTQGSMYARFITDGLVPNMEIGALCDIDPAKKDVAAENYPDAPFYDDYIAMLESGDVDAVVTCVPHYLHPEMGIETLRHNLHALVEKPAGVYTKQVKELNAFAETKPDLTFGIMFNQRNNPLYRRIKEIVDAGEIGAIRRTNWIITTWWRPQGYYNQSEWRATWGGEGGGVLVNQAPHQLDLWQWICGVPRSVYSKVAYGFRRDIAVEDEVTAVVDYGDGATGVFVTATHDLIGTDRFEILGDQGKIVVEGSKTATVTRLKRPERELSDGLSLEDVRKLFKGEVNTADYYEQEVIEFESAWGGQHAGVLENFAANILDGTPLLAPGSDGINGVRLANAIHLSSWTGREVPLDFDEDEYLAELNKRIAEEAKFEQRN is encoded by the coding sequence ATGGCGGAGAAGGTACGGCTCGGCATCATCGGTCTGGGCACACAGGGTTCGATGTACGCGAGGTTCATCACGGACGGCCTGGTGCCCAATATGGAAATCGGCGCCTTGTGCGACATCGACCCGGCCAAGAAGGACGTCGCCGCCGAGAACTATCCCGATGCGCCGTTCTACGACGACTACATCGCGATGCTGGAAAGCGGTGATGTCGACGCCGTCGTGACCTGTGTGCCGCACTACCTGCACCCCGAGATGGGCATCGAGACGCTGCGGCACAACCTGCACGCCCTGGTGGAGAAGCCGGCCGGTGTCTACACCAAGCAGGTCAAGGAGCTGAACGCCTTCGCCGAGACGAAGCCGGACCTCACCTTCGGCATCATGTTCAACCAGCGGAACAACCCGCTGTATCGCCGGATCAAGGAGATCGTTGACGCCGGTGAGATCGGTGCCATCCGACGCACCAACTGGATCATCACCACCTGGTGGCGGCCGCAGGGCTACTACAACCAGAGTGAATGGCGTGCCACCTGGGGTGGCGAGGGCGGCGGCGTGCTGGTCAACCAGGCTCCGCACCAGCTGGACCTGTGGCAGTGGATCTGCGGTGTCCCGCGGTCGGTCTACTCCAAGGTCGCCTACGGCTTCCGTCGGGACATCGCTGTGGAGGACGAGGTCACCGCGGTGGTCGACTACGGTGACGGAGCGACCGGCGTCTTCGTGACCGCGACCCACGACCTGATCGGCACCGACCGGTTCGAGATCCTGGGCGACCAGGGCAAGATCGTGGTGGAAGGCAGCAAGACCGCGACCGTCACCCGACTGAAGCGCCCCGAACGTGAGCTCAGCGACGGCCTCAGCCTCGAGGATGTCCGCAAGCTGTTCAAGGGCGAGGTGAACACGGCCGACTACTACGAGCAGGAAGTGATCGAGTTCGAATCCGCCTGGGGCGGCCAGCACGCCGGCGTACTCGAGAACTTCGCCGCCAACATCCTGGACGGGACGCCGCTGCTGGCGCCCGGTTCCGACGGCATCAACGGAGTCCGGCTGGCCAACGCCATCCATCTGTCCAGCTGGACCGGCAGGGAGGTCCCGCTCGACTTCGACGAGGACGAGTACCTTGCCGAGCTGAACAAGCGGATCGCCGAAGAGGCGAAGTTCGAGCAGCGCAACTGA
- a CDS encoding TetR/AcrR family transcriptional regulator, with the protein MEVSTKNEDRVSRRRVDKFAERRAELADAALQTLAELGYARTSLREIAQNSEFSHGVLHYYFTDKADLITFCVRRYKTQCVARYDDILAGAATADELRDGFAGGLAVTLREDATMHRLWYDLRNQSLFDPAFSADVRDIDQSLQRMIWRIVDRYAELSRDRVLFSPETAYAVIDGLFHQAQRRQLAGDDTAAKHLEAEMVLLLPRLLTSCGLDQPAQP; encoded by the coding sequence GTGGAGGTCTCGACCAAGAACGAGGACCGCGTCTCTCGTCGCAGGGTCGACAAGTTCGCCGAACGGCGAGCCGAGCTGGCCGACGCGGCGCTGCAGACGTTGGCCGAACTGGGCTATGCCAGGACGAGCCTGCGCGAGATCGCCCAGAACTCGGAGTTCTCCCATGGTGTGCTGCACTACTACTTCACCGACAAGGCCGATCTGATCACCTTCTGCGTGCGTCGCTACAAGACGCAGTGCGTTGCCCGCTACGACGACATCCTGGCCGGAGCCGCTACTGCGGACGAGCTCAGGGACGGTTTCGCCGGTGGTCTCGCGGTCACCCTGCGCGAAGACGCCACCATGCATCGGCTCTGGTACGACCTGCGCAACCAGAGCCTCTTCGACCCTGCGTTCAGCGCCGACGTCCGAGACATCGACCAGAGTCTTCAGCGGATGATCTGGCGGATCGTGGACCGGTATGCGGAGCTGTCCCGCGACCGTGTCCTGTTCTCACCCGAGACCGCCTACGCCGTCATCGACGGGCTGTTCCATCAGGCGCAGCGGCGTCAACTGGCCGGGGATGACACCGCAGCCAAGCATCTGGAGGCCGAGATGGTGCTGCTGCTTCCCCGCCTGCTGACGTCCTGCGGTCTCGATCAGCCTGCGCAACCCTGA
- a CDS encoding MFS transporter, with amino-acid sequence MSAGVETGRITTDIPARMDRLPWARFHWLIVIGLGTVWILDGLEVTIVGSMSEALKPAGTGLGMSNFDIGLAGAVYVAGACTGALFFGQLTDRFGRKKLFILTLLIYTAATVLTAFSMNPTWYFVCRFLTGAGIGGEYAAINSAIDELIPARYRGRVDVAINGSFWVGAAGGALLTIPLLDPTVLDPKIGWRLAFGLGAVLALAVLLVRRHVPESPRWLFIHGREEEGERIVQDIEKRVHEDSGRELPSVSETITIRQRKSIGIGLIARTVFTMYPKRTVLCFSLFVGQAFLYNAFFFTYGDTLTTFLDVKQTGWYIAAFAVSNFAGALLLGHFFDSVGRVKMIAGTYILSGVLLGITGFFLGSVTAVSLTLIGAIIFFFASAGASAAYLTASEVFPMETRALCIAFFYAIGTAAGGIAGPLLFGKLIEDASGSGDISKIAIGYFIGSALMIVGGVVEIILGVKAEGQSLESIATPLTAEDDAEPAGGREWEAVPS; translated from the coding sequence ATGTCTGCGGGTGTCGAAACCGGACGGATCACCACTGACATACCGGCTCGGATGGACCGGTTGCCCTGGGCGCGCTTCCACTGGTTGATCGTGATCGGCCTGGGCACCGTCTGGATTCTGGACGGGCTCGAAGTGACCATCGTCGGATCCATGTCGGAGGCGCTCAAACCCGCCGGCACCGGTTTGGGGATGAGCAACTTCGACATCGGTCTGGCGGGCGCCGTCTACGTCGCGGGAGCCTGCACCGGTGCCCTGTTCTTCGGCCAGCTGACCGACAGGTTCGGCCGGAAGAAGCTCTTCATCCTGACCTTGCTGATCTACACCGCTGCAACGGTCCTGACGGCGTTCTCGATGAACCCGACCTGGTACTTCGTCTGTCGGTTTCTGACCGGTGCTGGGATCGGCGGGGAGTACGCCGCGATCAACTCCGCCATCGACGAGCTCATCCCCGCCAGATACCGGGGCCGGGTCGACGTCGCGATCAACGGGTCCTTCTGGGTCGGTGCAGCGGGTGGCGCCCTGCTCACCATCCCGTTGCTCGACCCGACCGTTCTCGATCCCAAGATCGGCTGGCGGCTCGCCTTCGGCCTCGGCGCCGTGCTGGCGCTGGCCGTACTGCTGGTCCGACGCCACGTCCCGGAGAGTCCGCGCTGGCTGTTCATCCATGGGCGCGAGGAGGAGGGTGAGCGGATCGTCCAGGACATCGAGAAGCGGGTTCACGAGGACAGCGGCAGGGAGCTGCCCTCCGTGTCCGAGACGATCACCATCCGGCAGCGCAAGTCGATCGGCATCGGTCTGATCGCCAGGACCGTATTCACGATGTACCCGAAGCGCACCGTGCTCTGCTTCTCCCTGTTCGTCGGCCAGGCCTTCCTCTACAACGCCTTCTTCTTCACCTATGGCGACACGCTGACGACGTTCCTCGATGTGAAGCAGACTGGCTGGTACATCGCGGCATTCGCGGTCAGCAACTTCGCCGGCGCACTTCTACTGGGCCATTTCTTCGACTCCGTCGGACGCGTCAAGATGATCGCCGGGACCTACATCCTGTCGGGAGTCCTGCTCGGCATCACCGGCTTCTTCCTCGGCTCGGTGACGGCCGTGAGTCTGACCTTGATCGGAGCGATCATCTTCTTCTTCGCCTCCGCTGGGGCCAGTGCGGCCTACCTGACCGCGAGCGAGGTCTTCCCGATGGAGACCCGGGCTCTGTGCATCGCCTTCTTCTACGCCATCGGGACGGCCGCAGGTGGCATCGCCGGCCCGTTGCTGTTCGGCAAGCTGATCGAGGATGCGTCCGGCAGCGGCGACATCAGCAAGATCGCGATCGGCTACTTCATCGGGTCGGCGCTGATGATCGTCGGCGGCGTCGTGGAGATCATCCTCGGGGTGAAGGCGGAGGGCCAGTCGCTGGAGAGCATCGCGACCCCGCTGACCGCCGAGGACGATGCCGAGCCGGCCGGCGGCCGGGAGTGGGAGGCCGTCCCGTCATGA
- a CDS encoding MarR family transcriptional regulator, with protein sequence MTPMPPPKPSTETARDRHVFHEMGQILRALKAEGPLTPDELAKAVGAAYWEPHRFDRALAFAVADGLVVRTADGGLRVS encoded by the coding sequence ATGACACCGATGCCCCCACCGAAGCCGTCGACGGAAACCGCACGGGACCGCCACGTCTTCCACGAGATGGGTCAGATCCTTCGGGCGCTCAAGGCGGAAGGCCCGTTGACGCCGGACGAGCTCGCGAAGGCCGTAGGCGCCGCCTACTGGGAGCCCCACCGCTTCGACCGAGCGCTGGCCTTCGCGGTGGCCGACGGCCTGGTGGTCCGGACGGCCGACGGCGGGCTGCGGGTCAGCTGA
- a CDS encoding aldo/keto reductase, whose protein sequence is MIPTQTFGRTGHDSTRIIFGAAALGSVTQAEADQTLELIRQHGINHIDTAASYGDAEVRLGPFIEQHRNDYFLATKTGERSYQAAYDEIRQSLEKMRTDHVDLIQLHNLVDEAEWQTAFASGGALEAAVQARDEGLVKYIGVTGHGVTVASQHLRSLEQFDFDSVLLPYNFPMSQNTQYMDDFNALAEVCQSRNVAMQTIKSITKAPWGDKEQDASTWYEPLRDQEAIDTAVHWVLGRPGIYLNTVGDIHILPKVLDAAERFSDRPSEEDMRTLAERWDMAPLFV, encoded by the coding sequence ATGATCCCTACACAGACGTTCGGCCGGACAGGCCACGACAGCACCCGCATCATCTTCGGCGCTGCGGCGCTCGGTTCCGTTACGCAGGCCGAAGCCGACCAGACCCTCGAGCTGATCCGCCAGCACGGGATCAACCACATCGACACGGCGGCGAGCTACGGTGACGCCGAGGTGCGTCTCGGCCCGTTCATCGAGCAGCACCGAAACGACTACTTCCTGGCCACCAAGACCGGCGAGCGGTCGTACCAGGCGGCCTACGACGAGATCCGTCAGTCGCTGGAGAAGATGCGGACCGACCACGTCGACCTGATCCAGCTCCACAACCTCGTCGACGAGGCGGAGTGGCAGACCGCCTTCGCCAGCGGTGGTGCGCTCGAGGCGGCGGTGCAGGCCCGCGACGAGGGACTCGTGAAGTACATCGGTGTCACCGGTCACGGTGTGACCGTGGCGTCCCAGCACCTGCGTTCGCTGGAGCAGTTCGACTTCGACTCGGTCCTGTTGCCCTACAACTTCCCGATGTCACAGAACACCCAGTACATGGACGACTTCAACGCCCTGGCCGAGGTCTGTCAGAGCCGCAACGTGGCGATGCAGACGATCAAGTCGATCACCAAGGCTCCCTGGGGCGACAAGGAGCAGGACGCTTCCACCTGGTACGAGCCGTTGCGCGACCAGGAGGCCATCGACACAGCCGTGCACTGGGTGCTCGGCCGGCCCGGCATCTACCTCAACACTGTGGGTGACATCCACATCTTGCCGAAGGTCCTCGACGCGGCCGAGCGCTTCAGCGACCGGCCGTCTGAGGAGGACATGCGGACGCTGGCCGAGCGCTGGGACATGGCGCCGCTGTTCGTCTGA
- a CDS encoding inositol monophosphatase family protein, translating into MTLDDAALATQLVRAAGALAARMLAEGLETQHKTSVSDVVSAADFAAEKLIVDRLADERPGDGLVGEEGARRSGDRTWYIDPVDGTYNFLSGIPVWCSALGLVDGEGPVLGAVYHPSMDELWLGGRDLPTTCNGQPVPQLDPRPLAELSLASYLHPARMGRDELRQPWLSALSGAATMRSLGSGSVELASVAAGRLGAFLQAGPSPWDWFPGVALVRAAGGVAEVIEHRGQSWHVAGNPQAVEDIRSALLSGCCDRPPGPRQ; encoded by the coding sequence GTGACCCTCGACGACGCAGCTCTCGCTACCCAGCTGGTGCGGGCTGCCGGAGCGCTGGCAGCCCGCATGCTCGCCGAGGGTCTGGAGACCCAGCACAAGACGTCGGTCTCGGACGTGGTCTCGGCCGCAGACTTCGCGGCCGAGAAGCTGATCGTGGATCGCCTCGCCGACGAGCGACCCGGCGACGGGTTGGTCGGTGAGGAGGGGGCTCGCCGGTCCGGAGACCGCACCTGGTACATCGACCCGGTGGACGGGACCTACAACTTCCTGTCCGGCATCCCGGTGTGGTGCTCCGCGCTCGGCCTCGTCGATGGCGAAGGCCCGGTCCTGGGGGCTGTCTATCATCCGTCGATGGATGAGCTGTGGCTCGGCGGCCGTGACCTGCCGACCACCTGCAACGGACAGCCGGTGCCGCAGCTCGACCCGCGGCCGCTGGCCGAGCTGTCCCTCGCCAGCTATCTCCACCCGGCACGGATGGGTCGCGACGAGCTGCGGCAGCCCTGGCTGTCGGCCCTGTCCGGGGCCGCCACGATGCGCTCACTCGGATCTGGCTCGGTCGAGTTGGCGTCCGTCGCGGCTGGACGGCTCGGCGCATTCCTGCAGGCCGGCCCTAGCCCCTGGGACTGGTTCCCCGGGGTGGCACTGGTTCGGGCGGCCGGCGGCGTGGCGGAGGTCATCGAGCACCGCGGCCAGTCCTGGCACGTGGCCGGCAATCCGCAGGCGGTCGAGGACATCCGCTCTGCGCTGCTGTCCGGCTGCTGCGACCGCCCGCCGGGCCCGCGGCAGTAG
- a CDS encoding acyl-CoA dehydrogenase family protein: MATHEVTNQVPPLVDYDAAATDRPLQEGLGRLGGAALAGGLAGLGRRVGDPEVQRWAAEANTWPPVLRTHDRYGHRLDEVDFHPAWHRLMEVAVAEGLHGAPWAATTEHPHLRRAAGFYLWSQAEAGHGCPISMTYAVVPALRHAPQLAAAYAPGLTSTVYDPGLRDPATKRGLLAGMGMTEKQGGSDVRANTTRAVASADGSYRLTGHKWFCSAPMCDVFLVLAQIEGAGLSCFCVPRVLPGGERNIFRLQRLKDKLGNRSNASAEVEFDGTVGWLVGEPGRGVSTILEMVTMTRLDCVIGSAAGQRAALVQAVHHARHRAAFGAVLVDQPLMRMVLTDLALEVEAASALMLRLAAAVDAGDQAFLRLALAAAKFWICKRSPTVVGEALECLGGNGYVEESGLPRLFRESPLNSIWEGSGNVICLDVLRALGREPDAVQSVLDELEAARGGDDHYDRALDRLKITIGSADPANGRRVAAALALALQGSLLIRFAPAPVADAFCASRLGGDWGHTLGTLPAGVDAAAILDRAVAG; encoded by the coding sequence GTGGCAACCCACGAGGTGACGAACCAGGTTCCGCCGCTGGTGGACTACGACGCGGCGGCGACCGACCGGCCGTTGCAGGAGGGTCTGGGCCGACTCGGTGGGGCGGCGCTGGCCGGGGGCCTGGCTGGACTCGGCCGCCGTGTCGGGGATCCTGAGGTGCAGCGCTGGGCGGCGGAAGCCAACACCTGGCCGCCCGTGCTGCGCACCCACGACCGTTATGGGCATCGGCTGGACGAGGTGGACTTCCACCCCGCCTGGCATCGGCTGATGGAGGTGGCCGTCGCCGAAGGACTGCATGGAGCACCTTGGGCAGCGACGACGGAGCACCCGCATCTGCGGCGCGCGGCCGGCTTCTACCTCTGGAGCCAGGCCGAGGCAGGTCACGGGTGCCCGATCTCGATGACCTACGCGGTCGTGCCCGCTCTGCGGCACGCACCCCAGCTGGCCGCCGCGTATGCACCAGGGCTGACCTCGACCGTCTACGATCCGGGTCTGCGTGATCCGGCGACCAAACGGGGTCTGCTGGCCGGAATGGGGATGACCGAGAAGCAGGGCGGCTCAGATGTCCGGGCCAACACGACCCGCGCCGTCGCGAGTGCCGACGGCAGCTATCGGCTGACCGGCCACAAGTGGTTCTGCTCGGCGCCGATGTGTGACGTCTTCCTGGTCCTCGCCCAGATCGAGGGCGCCGGACTGTCCTGCTTCTGCGTGCCGCGGGTGCTGCCGGGCGGCGAGCGCAACATCTTCCGGCTGCAGCGGCTCAAGGACAAGCTGGGCAACCGGTCCAACGCCTCCGCCGAGGTGGAGTTCGACGGCACGGTGGGATGGCTGGTCGGCGAGCCGGGACGTGGGGTGTCGACGATCCTCGAGATGGTCACCATGACCAGGCTGGACTGCGTCATCGGCTCAGCCGCGGGCCAGCGGGCGGCACTGGTGCAGGCAGTGCACCATGCCCGGCACCGGGCCGCGTTCGGTGCCGTACTGGTCGACCAGCCGCTGATGCGGATGGTGCTCACCGACCTGGCCCTCGAGGTCGAGGCCGCCTCCGCGTTGATGCTCAGGCTCGCCGCTGCCGTCGATGCTGGCGACCAGGCGTTTCTGCGGCTGGCGCTGGCGGCCGCCAAGTTCTGGATCTGCAAGCGGTCGCCGACGGTGGTTGGCGAGGCGCTCGAATGCCTGGGCGGCAACGGGTATGTGGAGGAGTCCGGCCTGCCGCGGCTGTTCCGGGAGTCGCCGCTGAACTCCATCTGGGAGGGGTCGGGCAACGTCATCTGCCTCGATGTGCTGCGGGCCCTCGGACGTGAGCCGGACGCTGTGCAGTCCGTGCTGGACGAGCTCGAGGCGGCCCGCGGCGGTGATGATCACTACGACCGGGCCCTGGACCGGCTGAAGATCACCATCGGCAGCGCCGACCCGGCCAACGGCCGCCGGGTGGCAGCAGCCCTGGCCCTCGCGTTGCAGGGGTCGCTGCTGATCCGGTTCGCGCCGGCGCCCGTCGCAGACGCGTTCTGCGCCAGCCGTCTTGGCGGTGACTGGGGGCACACGCTCGGCACCCTCCCGGCCGGAGTCGATGCAGCAGCGATCCTGGACCGGGCCGTCGCCGGATAG
- a CDS encoding DEAD/DEAH box helicase produces the protein MTLTDLLPTTPDPDAIFDAFTGWATGRGLPPYPAQTEALIEIVSGSNVILSTPTGSGKSLVATGQHFATLATGGRTFYTAPIKALVSEKFFAAVEIFGHEKVGMMTGDASVNSGAPVICCTAEILANLALRQGPDADVASVVMDEFHYYADPDRGWAWQVPLIELPRAQFLLMSATLGDVTRFERDLTRRTGRSTAVVTSVERPVPLHYEYVTSTLHETIEERLSTHQAPIYVVHFSRAAAVEQAQNLMSLKVTTREEKDAIADLIGGFRFTAGFGRTLTRLVRSGIGVHHAGMLPKYRRLVELLAQAGLLKIICGTDTLGVGINVPIRTVLMTSLSKYDGVRARLLTAREFHQIAGRAGRAGYDSSGTVIVQAPDHVVANEKALAKAGDDPKKRRKVVRKKPPEGTVGYGLPTFERLVAAEPEELTSSFAVSHSMLLNVINRPGDCFDAMRHLLTSNDEPKARQLKHIRRAVAIYRGLLATGVVEQLAHPDELGRSARLTVDLQPDFALNQPLSPFALAAVELLDRTSETYALDVLSVIESTLEDPRPILSAQRSKAKGEAVQAMKAEGLEYDERMELLEEITYPKPLEELLRHAFTVYAQGHPWVRDYELSPKSVARELSEQAMTFVEYVSWYGLARSEGLVLRYLADAYKALRQSVPEEARTEELTDLIAWLGELVRQVDSSLLDEWEQLRNPTASVEAPLGTGSVLDQRPAPVTSNTRAFRVLVRNALFRRVELAARRRYAELAELDAEAGWDAEAWAAALEPYFAEHHGILTGANARGPALLIIDILPDRWVVRQIIDDPAGDHDWGIGAEVDLAASDEQGAAVITVTSVDQL, from the coding sequence ATGACACTGACCGACCTCCTCCCCACGACCCCGGACCCGGACGCGATCTTCGACGCCTTCACCGGTTGGGCGACTGGTCGCGGCCTGCCACCGTACCCGGCGCAGACCGAGGCGCTGATCGAGATCGTCTCCGGGTCCAACGTCATCCTGTCCACCCCGACCGGCTCGGGGAAGAGCCTGGTCGCCACCGGGCAGCACTTCGCCACCCTGGCCACCGGCGGCCGTACCTTCTACACCGCGCCGATCAAGGCGCTCGTCTCGGAGAAGTTCTTCGCCGCAGTCGAGATCTTCGGACACGAGAAGGTGGGCATGATGACCGGCGATGCGTCGGTCAACTCCGGGGCGCCGGTCATCTGTTGCACGGCGGAGATCCTGGCCAACCTGGCACTGCGGCAGGGGCCGGACGCTGATGTCGCGTCAGTCGTGATGGACGAGTTCCACTACTACGCCGATCCGGACCGCGGCTGGGCCTGGCAGGTGCCCCTGATCGAGCTGCCCAGGGCGCAGTTCCTGCTGATGTCGGCCACCCTCGGCGACGTCACCCGGTTCGAGCGTGACCTGACCCGACGCACCGGCCGCTCGACCGCGGTGGTGACCTCCGTCGAACGACCCGTGCCGCTGCACTACGAATACGTCACCAGCACCCTGCACGAGACCATCGAGGAGCGGCTCAGCACCCACCAGGCACCGATCTACGTTGTGCACTTCAGTCGCGCGGCCGCGGTGGAGCAGGCCCAGAACCTGATGAGCCTGAAGGTGACCACCCGTGAGGAGAAGGATGCGATCGCCGACCTGATCGGCGGCTTCCGGTTCACCGCCGGCTTCGGCCGCACGCTGACCAGGCTGGTACGCAGCGGCATCGGTGTCCATCACGCCGGGATGTTGCCCAAGTACCGCAGGCTGGTCGAGCTGTTGGCCCAGGCCGGGCTGCTCAAGATCATCTGCGGCACCGACACGCTCGGAGTCGGCATCAACGTCCCGATCCGTACGGTGTTGATGACCAGCCTCAGCAAGTACGACGGGGTCAGGGCTCGGCTGCTGACGGCACGCGAATTCCATCAGATCGCTGGTCGTGCCGGCCGAGCCGGGTATGACTCGTCCGGCACCGTCATCGTGCAGGCACCCGACCACGTGGTCGCCAACGAGAAGGCGCTGGCCAAGGCGGGTGACGATCCGAAGAAGCGGCGCAAGGTGGTGCGCAAGAAGCCACCCGAGGGCACTGTCGGATACGGCCTCCCCACCTTCGAGCGGCTGGTGGCGGCCGAGCCGGAGGAGCTGACCTCCAGCTTCGCCGTCAGCCACTCGATGCTGCTCAACGTGATCAACCGTCCAGGTGACTGCTTCGACGCGATGAGACACCTGCTGACCAGCAATGACGAGCCCAAGGCCCGGCAGTTGAAGCACATCCGTCGTGCCGTGGCCATCTACCGGGGACTGCTCGCCACGGGCGTCGTGGAGCAGCTCGCCCACCCCGACGAGCTGGGTCGGTCCGCCCGTCTGACGGTGGACCTGCAGCCGGACTTCGCGCTCAACCAGCCGCTGTCGCCGTTCGCGCTGGCGGCGGTGGAGTTGCTGGACCGGACCTCCGAAACCTACGCCCTGGACGTGCTCTCGGTGATCGAGTCCACACTGGAGGACCCACGGCCGATCCTGTCAGCACAACGCTCGAAGGCGAAGGGCGAGGCGGTGCAGGCGATGAAGGCCGAAGGGCTGGAATACGACGAGCGGATGGAGCTGCTGGAGGAGATCACCTACCCGAAGCCGCTCGAGGAGCTGTTGCGGCACGCCTTCACGGTCTACGCCCAGGGCCATCCCTGGGTGCGTGACTATGAGCTCTCGCCCAAGTCGGTGGCGCGCGAGCTGTCCGAGCAGGCGATGACCTTCGTCGAGTACGTCTCCTGGTACGGGCTGGCGCGCTCGGAGGGGCTGGTGCTGCGCTATCTGGCCGACGCCTACAAGGCGCTGCGGCAGTCGGTGCCTGAGGAGGCCCGGACCGAGGAGCTGACCGACCTGATCGCCTGGCTCGGCGAGCTGGTCCGGCAGGTCGACTCCAGCCTGCTGGACGAGTGGGAGCAACTGCGCAACCCGACCGCGTCCGTGGAGGCCCCGCTGGGCACCGGGAGTGTGCTCGACCAGCGCCCCGCCCCGGTGACGAGTAACACCCGTGCCTTCCGGGTGCTGGTGCGCAATGCGTTGTTTCGCAGGGTCGAGCTCGCAGCCCGCCGCCGGTATGCCGAACTGGCGGAGCTCGATGCCGAGGCCGGCTGGGACGCCGAGGCCTGGGCTGCCGCACTCGAGCCGTACTTCGCTGAGCATCACGGCATCCTCACCGGGGCGAACGCGCGCGGTCCGGCGTTGTTGATCATCGACATCCTGCCCGATCGGTGGGTGGTCAGACAGATCATCGACGATCCTGCCGGCGATCACGACTGGGGCATCGGTGCCGAAGTGGATCTGGCCGCCAGCGATGAGCAGGGCGCGGCGGTGATCACGGTGACCAGCGTCGACCAGCTCTGA
- a CDS encoding SGNH/GDSL hydrolase family protein, translating to MRRRRWIWVPILAALVISVVGYAHARPATGSQQVAAPSVMVVGDSISQGSAGDWTWRYRFATQLAADGTQVSMVGPRNYLYDHIHREQGDTHYADAHFDRDHDATWGRRLEDEATTIRGEVRTAQPDYLLLLMGINDMMSGHRSAAQTEQSLRSSIAEARAGRPTVKFVLGTLPPNTRNAEVPAIAARRVEYNERLRVVAKELTTGRSPIRVADVATGIDPRTDLWDGLHPNARGEVKIAAAFVDAMAGYGVGHRYPRPLVLPAIGPTQPPRLSVVSAVGVVRFSWTVTPGATGYRLWVRDLTAGETSFRPLGNLIGVKQNTWVVTALADGAEYEFKLQPVKGTAAGVASNVVVGTPLPAPDRPQTYASAQPHYGVPLASLA from the coding sequence ATGCGACGCCGACGTTGGATCTGGGTGCCGATCCTTGCGGCACTCGTCATCAGCGTTGTCGGCTATGCCCATGCCCGACCGGCGACCGGCTCCCAGCAGGTGGCTGCCCCGTCGGTGATGGTCGTCGGCGACTCGATCAGCCAGGGCAGTGCCGGTGATTGGACCTGGCGATACCGGTTCGCCACCCAACTGGCAGCCGATGGTACGCAGGTCAGCATGGTCGGCCCGCGGAACTACCTCTACGACCACATCCACCGCGAACAGGGTGACACGCACTACGCCGACGCCCACTTCGACCGCGACCACGATGCCACCTGGGGCCGGCGACTGGAGGACGAGGCGACGACCATTCGCGGAGAGGTCAGGACGGCCCAGCCCGACTATCTGCTGCTGCTGATGGGCATCAACGACATGATGTCCGGCCACCGGTCGGCCGCACAGACGGAACAGAGCCTTCGCTCGTCCATAGCTGAGGCGCGGGCCGGTCGGCCGACGGTGAAGTTCGTCCTCGGGACCCTGCCACCCAACACCCGCAACGCGGAGGTCCCCGCGATCGCCGCTCGGCGGGTGGAGTACAACGAGCGACTGCGGGTCGTGGCCAAGGAACTCACGACGGGAAGGTCGCCGATCCGGGTGGCCGACGTCGCCACCGGCATCGACCCCCGGACGGACCTCTGGGACGGCCTGCACCCCAATGCGCGCGGTGAGGTGAAGATCGCTGCGGCCTTCGTCGACGCCATGGCCGGGTACGGCGTCGGGCATCGCTACCCACGTCCGCTGGTGCTGCCGGCGATCGGTCCCACCCAGCCGCCGCGTCTGAGTGTGGTATCCGCGGTCGGGGTCGTCCGCTTCAGCTGGACCGTGACGCCGGGCGCGACCGGGTACCGGCTGTGGGTGCGGGACCTCACCGCCGGCGAGACGTCCTTCAGGCCTCTGGGGAACCTGATCGGCGTCAAGCAGAACACCTGGGTCGTCACCGCACTGGCCGACGGCGCCGAGTACGAGTTCAAACTGCAGCCGGTCAAGGGGACCGCGGCCGGTGTCGCGTCCAATGTCGTCGTCGGCACCCCGCTCCCGGCGCCGGACCGGCCGCAGACCTACGCCTCGGCCCAGCCCCACTACGGCGTCCCGCTGGCCAGCCTTGCCTAG